From the Nematostella vectensis chromosome 7, jaNemVect1.1, whole genome shotgun sequence genome, the window GTCATCGCGGAGATGACAAAACTCGTTCCCCGGGGTTCTCCATGGGCGTTGCCCGTTAGGAATGGGGCTTGAAGTCACCAGGAGCTTGTAATGAAAACTGGAATTCAGTAGTTTTTAGACTCTCTGGCACTTCAAGTTGGCAAGGATCGTTTTATATAAAGCTCCATGATTGATATATTAATTCGTTCACAGTAGGTGAACACGTACAAATCATATGCTTTTCAACAGTCAGTATGGCTATTAAATATATATTCAAGGATAGGGctttatttaaaaatcttGACACCAGCTTATAACTTGGACACCAATCCTTTGTTATACGCACGGTACATTGTTACCACAGCAGCCCCACCGATGCCATAATTATGTTGCATGGCGACACGTGCACCCTCTACTTGTCGCTTGCCGGCTACACCACGAAgctaaaggaaaaaaaaacataagagGGTAGCTAAGGCTGCTTCGCGGCTATACACACTTTACCGtgcttgtcagccacaccgcTGAGCTACGTATTAAGCCTCATTTATTGAATGATTAGGGTGTTAAGATCAACAACGCCGGTAAGAGGACACTGCCTAGCTCACGTTCATTTGCGTGCACACCCATTTCTTGTTAGCGTTGTAGACATCTAAGCTTCTATGCATAACTATGACATGAAAAATGCTGGCACATGTGCACAATGAATATATGGAAATAATACCAGGCTACCTCTAAAACCCTCTGTATATGCATACAATGGGCCGTATTAAATTTAAATTAATGCAAATGAACCAGGTGCAtcttttcatcttcattttctTGCATTTTCATTGAACACAGCTCATGGAAAACGTGAAGTTTCGCATGGCCCTACCTGCCAGTTGAGCTCAGCACACTGCGCGAGTCCTGTGGCTCCAATCGGATGCCCTGTTGAGAACAATACGTGTTACTTAGCCATAAACAAAATGTTGGGAATCACTTGAGTTGATTTGAGTTTATTTACTGCCATTCGCAGCTCACAGATTATTACAGGCAATACACAAAGACAATGTAGTTTGCCCACCTTTCGATTCAAGTCCTCCAGAGGGGTTCACTACCCATTTCCCCCCAAGTTTGCAAACCTCACCACCTACAATCATAAGAAATAGACCCCATCACCTACAAACATAAGAAATAGACCCCATCACCtacaaacataaaaaatagaCCCCATCACCTACAAAAATAGGCACCTCAAGGCATCATTTCTTTAGATGAAAAAATTGGAATAAAGTCTCTTCATACTTGAAGGTGGCCGCAAAACTCTTGGTTATCAAACttaaatatcaaaatatcatCAAAATTAAAATCGATCAAAAAGCTTGTGAAccataaaaaacaacaataaagtaCAAACCTGCACTGTTAGTGTGCCATTTTGCTTCGTCTATGAGCTGGCCTCCTTTACCTTCGCCACATAAACCAAGAGCCTCATACATGAACAGCTAAAGAGTAGAAAAGAAATGAAACAACATGAGAAAGACTGATATTCTACAAATGGAGAAGCCTTTGGATTAATGCTCTGAAATACAGTAGACTCCAGCTGTCTTTAAACAGTTTCTACCTATTCATACGAGAAGCAGTCACAtataaccccctccccccagacTGAGCTTTTTACATCGGTGCCCCTTCTCCATCATGTTGATCTCCCTCCCTCCATCCAGAAATCCAGGATCCGCCCCTGCACTGGATGGGGGAAGTCAGCCTTTTCATTAAGTATGCATCATTCCCCTTATCAAAACCCTTAATAGGCCATGGAATCTATTACCCCACTAGACATCCCTCATCAAACAAAAAGTTGTCAACATGTAATTATCTAATTAGCCTGCATAGCAAGTGTTCCTGTGTTTTGAGAGACAAGAAATTCAATGCGCAAGATTTTGGTGCTTGCCCTTGGGTTTCTTTGCACTAAAAACACACAGGAAGGCAGGCCATTATCTATTCTTATTGTCTACTCTAAGAGAAGTTTGAACATTGCTAGGCAGAGAAAATGACTCTCGCGTAAGTTACCTCGTTACACGAGAAGCAATCATGCACTTCAAACACATCCACGTCCTGAGCCTGCAGACCTGACACGCGATAGCAATCAGCAGCCGCTTTTTTGGCCATGTCATAGCCAGACAGATCCATATAGCTGCGTCCAAATGATGAAGGCATGTCTGTAGCCATCTGTTGTGCTATGATCTCCACTGCTTGGCTCTGGAACAATGTAGTGAGTGCAATGATGCTGCTGATGATAAGTGGGGGATGATGATTTTGTCtgtgatattttatttatattttattatattttctttattagtTTCATTGATCCAGTCGGATCAGTTCGAGAAAAcataattattcaaaatttagAATGAAGTGAAGAAAAGACAGAAATAATAGATTATGATGAACCTGATATTGTTAATGATACTAATAATTATGATatactgatgatgatgatatggttGAGTGTAAAAGACATAGAGCCCTGAAGGAACATCAGGCAGCTGTCATTTGACTTGTGTCTGAAAACAGATCACAAAAACTCTTTGATCACAATTTTGCTCATGACTCTCTCAATCAAACCTCAACCGGGTGCACATGACCCATGTACCCCACCTCCCTGCATTTTGTAACTCCTTACATCCAAGCTCCTCAATCAGCTTTTGTTGTCCCTACTTACCTGCAGACCATGTGACTCCATAAAACCCCTTGAGCAGACTACAGCTGCCGCAGATCCATCTGCTGTGGGTGCGCACATAGGCATCGTGATCTGATCAGCCAGCATGGGGGAACTTTCCACCTTGCTCAGTGGTACTTCCCTTCGTATACATGCATAGGGATTATGCACACTCTGTTTGTGGTTCTTGTGTGATATTTTTGCATACTGTCGGAATGTTGTGCcatattttttgttgtgttcATTAGCTGCATATGAGAAGAACTGGAAAGCAAGAAAGGTTATTCAGTGGATTTCATTGCTGAACAGTATGGTAGATGCAACTGGAATTCTCTTAAAATGTGAATGATAATGACAACACAATAAGTACTCTAAAGTACCTTACCAAACACATCTTAGAAGTACATACATTAATTCTCTCTTTTACTATGACCAACATTTTGCCAAAATTTTCTAATATACAATGCATAATAAGTCTATGCTGAACAGAATTATTGCCAAAAAATAAGAGTACTGATACCTCTACTCAGCACATCAAAGTAGgaggataatgataatgacatgttgatgatgattttaAATTGGCTTTCACAAAATGGGCCTAGATGATATCCTTCAAAAGCTACAAAATATGAATTGAATTGTTCTTTGTAGAGTTATTATAGGTTCTTACTAACTGTGATAGGAAATTTTCAGTTTTCAAACATTCCATTTCTAATGCTGACCTGAGAATTGGTGGAAAATTTTACTCTAAGGAACAACTACTATCATTTTGTTGTCTAGGCCCTAATTGCATGACACAGtcataatattttctttatgacaaAACTGTGAAAGAATTGGGAGAAAACTGTGACAGAATAAGACAGTATATTGAAAGTGGTCTATAATTGTGATTGTTCATTTTGTTGCCGCTTTATTTCACCCTTGATGTATTTTTTACCGTACCTGTAACAATCTAAAATTTAACTCTTGATAGCACCAATTACCTTGACAACATCAGATGTAACTTTATTCAGGTGAGGACTGATTAGATCAGGCTTGGCCCCCAAGCTCTCCATGTGGGCCACATGACGTTTAAGGGGAGACACTCGATCTGTATACCTCTCGGTCAATCCTCGGTCCATTTTCTCAAACCCTGAAAGCACCAAAGGCATCTTTGCATTGATGGCAAGCAGTATGACACCCTAATATTTTCTACAGAGGTACCTCTACCAAGTGGACGCtttccaaagtcaatattatTGATCCGTCAAACAGCTTTCTCCATTTAAGCAGTGGCAGCCACAATTTCCCTGTCACAAATGTGCTATACCACCACTGGCCAGAAAATCTTAttattgaatagaaaaaaatgaccataAAAGTAGGCAGGGTATTGTTAAGAGCAACATATTTGACATAAAACAAGCATACAAGCCACCAATGCGACTTATACATTTTGCATCAGCATTTATCGTAAGATAATCGCAACCGTATTTTTGTCCTCATTGccctttttttctaaaccTCCATAAAGCACCTTTTTTTGGCATGGTCCCAAGGGTTGCTGCTTTTATAGAGGTGCCACTGTGCACTTACCTAAAGCAAGAACACACTCATACTGCCCACTAAGGATCATGAGCCGAGCAAGCATGAGGGCTGTTGATGCTGATGAGCAGTTGTTATTGGTGTTGAAAACGGGAACACCACTCAAGCCAAGCTCTGaacacaatacaatacaacagcAATATCTTAGTACTGGTACCTTCCTATGATATTTAAAAATCACAAATAgtcttcaaaataaaaacatgttttacaCTCACCATAAACAGCAGTCTGTCCTAGAGGaaacaagaaatatatatatcattGTTCAGAGTTAATTTCAACCAATCAAGTAACTGAGGAAGATAGTTCTTTACTCTGTACCTGATGCTGGCTCCCCATAACAGTAACTGGCCGCCACCGCCTGGACAGCGCTGTACGGTATCCCAGCATCCTTCAGTGCTGCTGCACCAGCCTCCCGAGCCATATCTATCATGATCAAACAtgccaaatattttttttaataatctgAATAAAGATTCTCTCCAAGAATTTGGACCAGAGACATATTTAAACTCCCCTATTTACTCCAGATGCCAAAGAAAGGGTTTATCACAATTTTGTGtcagacatttttttcttttacctCCTCTAATCCCTTTCCCCGCCTAAAAACCTATGCcgaaaatatataatatatataataaaaaaacagccCTGCGTTACTCAAGCTTTGATAGACATTTTGCCTTGATGTTACCTGGATAGTCCCATTTGCGAGTATGCGGCTTCTCAAAcctaaaaaattaaaacggTATTTCTTATAAGCCGTTTGGGCTAGTTTTTCAATTATTCAGATGTTAATAATGTCAATCCTTTAGTACTTGTGCTCTTACTTCGTCATTCCAACTCCtacaacaaaaacatttttttcggccgccatcttgaaaataGAACACAGGTGACGGCCCCCCAACAACAAACTGTGCTCCAATAAAAAGCACTAAAAGAAATTACTGCAAAATACGTGTCATGTGATTGGTCTTCCCAGATTATTACGCAGTATTCCAAAGCAGTTGGATTTTAGCCAATTATATTAAACGTTATGGAAACTTATCGTGATCTAAGAGCTATTGTGATTGGCCATTGATTGAACTTTGAAATTTCACAAAATATATGCGCAGGCAAGGTTGATCGAGATCGAAAGAGCAACAAGAAACAATATGTAGGAAGTAGGAAGTTACAATACCTTGCCTTGGAAACTTTCCTCAGTCATGTCGCTCAGGGAAGCAATATTCCTTCTCCGCGATGCCACTTTTGGTGCCGGGACAGCTTTTCGCAGCACAATTGTTCGCGTTTGCTTGTCATGTTGTACTGTGCTTGCCCTGGTTTGGGTAGCAGTGATGATGTACGTGAGCTTCTACTACGCTTACATGCCAACAGTCCGA encodes:
- the LOC5504461 gene encoding sterol carrier protein 2 isoform X2, producing the protein MLGYRTALSRRWRPVTVMGSQHQTAVYELGLSGVPVFNTNNNCSSASTALMLARLMILSGQYECVLALGFEKMDRGLTERYTDRVSPLKRHVAHMESLGAKPDLISPHLNKVTSDVVKFFSYAANEHNKKYGTTFRQYAKISHKNHKQSVHNPYACIRREVPLSKVESSPMLADQITMPMCAPTADGSAAAVVCSRGFMESHGLQSQAVEIIAQQMATDMPSSFGRSYMDLSGYDMAKKAAADCYRVSGLQAQDVDVFEVHDCFSCNELFMYEALGLCGEGKGGQLIDEAKWHTNSAGGEVCKLGGKWVVNPSGGLESKGHPIGATGLAQCAELNWQLRGVAGKRQVEGARVAMQHNYGIGGAAVVTMYRAYNKGLVSKL
- the LOC5504461 gene encoding sterol carrier protein 2 isoform X1, coding for MAAEKNVFVVGVGMTKFEKPHTRKWDYPDMAREAGAAALKDAGIPYSAVQAVAASYCYGEPASGQTAVYELGLSGVPVFNTNNNCSSASTALMLARLMILSGQYECVLALGFEKMDRGLTERYTDRVSPLKRHVAHMESLGAKPDLISPHLNKVTSDVVKFFSYAANEHNKKYGTTFRQYAKISHKNHKQSVHNPYACIRREVPLSKVESSPMLADQITMPMCAPTADGSAAAVVCSRGFMESHGLQSQAVEIIAQQMATDMPSSFGRSYMDLSGYDMAKKAAADCYRVSGLQAQDVDVFEVHDCFSCNELFMYEALGLCGEGKGGQLIDEAKWHTNSAGGEVCKLGGKWVVNPSGGLESKGHPIGATGLAQCAELNWQLRGVAGKRQVEGARVAMQHNYGIGGAAVVTMYRAYNKGLVSKL